A portion of the Chryseobacterium tructae genome contains these proteins:
- a CDS encoding T9SS type A sorting domain-containing protein has product MKINFLSNRYLVKISWLNFFMFLSAISFAQNKIYVTSQTNAVSGLCVNCSVANPQNAIGNNENDYSTIKVPLSLLGANVTQTLIFPEAVAGNFRKVIIGIGAKNSEISVGLLKKMEVETFLGNVSNGDAKKVDDTMLNTDPGTKRGTIELTPKKRFDRVRVKLDGGLLDLNDELRIYYAYYFTSCGLPPFDPFYYYSFNGNSNESIAGFNFTPYPTYPNYPDYSPLYQNNLICDQGLATSSSDKEIRLISPQIPSQLKTGDITVSFWARMDAGILRLTAFGAELKLFSGYADLNNDPNTFRYLTGNGDKLQHFVLVYSGNNICMYLDGFPISPVGSCREWDPVRRSQMDSITLSLNQGKLDELVIYNRKFTDDEVQDLYCSYGTNMAFCSRRANKISSNTVSIEEIFKVSPNPTTGQITLEGNIPLENSIVSITNISGKEVYRSVFRTKTLELPAVLPGGVYILNLQTKEGELYSRKIILSR; this is encoded by the coding sequence ATGAAAATTAATTTTTTATCCAATCGTTATCTTGTAAAGATATCATGGCTGAACTTTTTTATGTTTTTAAGTGCTATTTCGTTCGCACAAAACAAGATCTATGTAACCAGCCAGACTAATGCAGTGAGTGGGCTATGTGTTAACTGTTCTGTAGCGAATCCTCAAAATGCTATAGGGAATAATGAAAATGATTATTCTACAATAAAGGTTCCTTTATCTTTATTGGGAGCCAATGTTACACAAACTTTAATCTTTCCTGAGGCTGTTGCTGGTAATTTTCGAAAAGTCATTATTGGTATTGGCGCTAAGAATTCTGAGATATCTGTTGGCTTGTTGAAAAAAATGGAGGTCGAAACTTTTTTAGGAAATGTCTCTAATGGAGATGCTAAAAAGGTAGATGATACCATGCTAAATACCGATCCGGGAACTAAAAGAGGAACAATTGAGTTGACCCCAAAGAAAAGATTTGACAGGGTAAGGGTAAAACTGGATGGCGGATTGCTTGATCTGAATGATGAGCTTAGAATATACTATGCTTATTATTTTACAAGCTGTGGTTTACCTCCTTTTGACCCTTTTTACTACTATTCATTTAATGGAAATAGTAATGAAAGTATAGCCGGATTTAATTTTACACCTTATCCAACCTATCCTAATTATCCTGACTATAGTCCTCTGTATCAGAATAATCTGATTTGTGATCAGGGGCTTGCTACATCTTCTTCTGACAAAGAAATAAGACTTATAAGCCCACAGATACCTTCTCAACTTAAAACTGGTGATATTACAGTTTCTTTCTGGGCTCGTATGGATGCTGGTATACTCCGTCTTACGGCTTTTGGAGCAGAATTAAAACTATTTTCTGGTTATGCAGACTTAAATAACGATCCAAACACTTTTCGATATCTTACCGGAAATGGAGATAAGCTTCAGCATTTTGTTTTGGTGTATAGTGGTAATAATATTTGTATGTATCTAGATGGATTTCCAATTAGCCCTGTAGGCTCTTGTAGAGAATGGGATCCGGTGAGAAGAAGCCAAATGGATTCGATTACACTTTCTCTTAATCAGGGTAAACTGGACGAATTAGTAATTTATAATAGAAAATTTACTGATGATGAAGTCCAGGATCTATATTGTTCTTATGGTACAAATATGGCTTTCTGTAGTCGACGTGCTAATAAAATAAGTTCCAATACAGTTTCTATAGAGGAAATTTTTAAAGTTTCCCCTAATCCAACTACAGGACAAATCACTCTCGAGGGCAATATTCCTTTGGAAAATTCCATTGTTTCCATTACTAATATTTCCGGAAAAGAAGTCTATCGTTCAGTATTCAGAACAAAAACGCTTGAATTGCCAGCTGTTCTTCCTGGAGGAGTCTATATTCTTAACCTTCAGACAAAAGAAGGGGAGTTGTATTCCCGTAAGATTATTCTTTCGAGATAA
- a CDS encoding GNAT family N-acetyltransferase has protein sequence MNDIILESKRLTLRPFGEQDLPTVHEMLIKPESTLFNPSSYAEDEKETKKIVDAWRSETKDGQSRKKFTFLIETTTDFTFVGIIAIDLIKLHYKNAETWYKLSPEVWGKGYGTEALERIIQFGFEELKLHRIEAGCAVDNIASYKVMEKCGMTREAHRRKLLPLQSGWSDNYEYAILEEDYFAK, from the coding sequence ATGAATGATATTATATTAGAATCAAAACGTTTAACCTTACGCCCATTCGGTGAACAAGATCTTCCTACTGTGCATGAAATGCTTATAAAGCCTGAAAGCACATTATTCAATCCCAGTTCTTACGCTGAAGATGAAAAGGAAACAAAAAAAATAGTGGATGCCTGGAGGTCAGAAACAAAAGATGGGCAAAGCCGTAAAAAGTTTACTTTTTTAATAGAAACAACCACGGATTTTACCTTTGTGGGCATTATTGCCATTGATCTTATTAAACTTCATTACAAAAATGCTGAAACATGGTATAAACTTAGCCCTGAAGTCTGGGGAAAAGGATATGGAACGGAAGCATTAGAAAGAATCATTCAATTTGGCTTTGAAGAATTAAAACTCCACAGAATTGAAGCAGGCTGCGCTGTTGATAATATTGCTTCTTATAAAGTCATGGAAAAATGCGGAATGACAAGAGAAGCCCATCGCAGGAAGTTACTTCCCTTACAAAGTGGATGGAGTGATAATTATGAATATGCTATTCTCGAGGAAGACTATTTTGCGAAATAA
- a CDS encoding GNAT family N-acetyltransferase, whose protein sequence is MKNTPDIHTERLILRRFRLEDAEAFYHMMNDPEVNTYLPLLPFENVEEAEEYLVKHYIKTYENETGYRYAICLKTNDVPIGYINIAHHESNDLGYGLSKKHWHKGVVTEACQALLVHLRASNLLYITATHDIHNERSGNVMKKIGMKYCYSYEEQWQPKDILVTFRLYQLNLDGDTDRVYMEYWNRYKVHFIEENV, encoded by the coding sequence ATGAAGAATACCCCTGATATACACACAGAACGTTTGATCCTGAGGAGATTTAGACTGGAAGATGCTGAAGCTTTTTATCACATGATGAATGATCCTGAAGTGAATACATATTTACCTTTATTACCATTTGAGAACGTAGAAGAAGCAGAAGAATACTTAGTAAAGCATTATATTAAAACGTATGAAAATGAAACAGGATACCGGTATGCAATATGCTTGAAGACCAATGATGTGCCTATCGGATATATTAATATTGCACACCATGAAAGTAATGATCTTGGGTATGGACTTAGTAAAAAGCATTGGCATAAAGGGGTTGTTACAGAGGCATGTCAGGCACTATTGGTTCATTTGAGAGCTTCCAATCTCCTTTATATTACAGCAACACATGATATTCATAATGAACGGAGTGGGAATGTTATGAAGAAAATAGGAATGAAATATTGTTATTCCTATGAAGAGCAATGGCAGCCCAAAGATATTTTGGTAACTTTCAGATTGTACCAGTTGAATTTAGATGGGGATACAGATCGTGTTTATATGGAATATTGGAACAGATATAAAGTACATTTTATAGAAGAAAATGTTTGA
- a CDS encoding hydrogenase maturation nickel metallochaperone HypA, with the protein MHELSIVKDIFDTLEEHYDAKVEDIQQVQVTAGLLSNVQPVLIQNAFDAFITDHPYYREMELEVLVNDIIAHCDLCNKDFQVRYHKFVCEDCKAPSSNIVQGNELFISKVIFKQKDH; encoded by the coding sequence ATGCATGAATTGAGTATAGTGAAGGATATCTTTGACACTTTGGAAGAGCATTATGATGCTAAAGTTGAAGATATCCAACAGGTTCAGGTAACGGCAGGACTCCTTTCCAATGTTCAGCCCGTCCTGATTCAGAATGCTTTTGATGCCTTCATTACCGATCATCCGTACTATCGGGAAATGGAACTCGAAGTACTCGTCAATGATATTATTGCTCATTGTGACCTGTGCAACAAAGACTTCCAGGTCAGGTATCACAAATTTGTCTGTGAGGACTGCAAAGCTCCCTCTTCCAATATCGTCCAAGGGAACGAACTCTTTATTTCAAAAGTAATTTTTAAACAAAAAGACCATTAA
- the hypB gene encoding hydrogenase nickel incorporation protein HypB, which translates to MSTANPKSLGNRVGSVQCDNTTLHLLKANDFVAKAIRDRLKDVCVINVCSSPGSGKTTLMQETGKRLAQDLTISILVGDPETERDAIRMREAGINALQIVTGGMCHIEAQMILQALDHIDLEGLDLLFIENVGNLLCPSAFDLGEDYRVTLLASTEGDDKPKKYPRMFLTSELMLVSKADLLPYVPFSVEAVTKDAHEVNPNLEVMTISTLNGDGIDEWCNWLKEKVKLKKESAKEA; encoded by the coding sequence ATGTCAACAGCTAATCCAAAAAGTTTAGGAAACCGCGTAGGATCGGTTCAATGTGATAATACCACTCTTCATTTATTAAAGGCTAATGATTTTGTAGCCAAAGCCATCAGAGACCGCTTAAAAGATGTCTGCGTGATCAATGTGTGCTCTTCTCCAGGATCCGGGAAAACAACATTAATGCAGGAAACCGGAAAACGACTGGCACAGGATCTTACTATTTCAATCCTTGTGGGCGATCCTGAAACAGAGCGTGACGCCATCAGAATGCGTGAAGCAGGAATCAATGCTTTACAGATTGTGACTGGCGGAATGTGCCACATTGAGGCTCAGATGATTTTGCAGGCCTTAGATCATATTGATTTAGAAGGGTTAGACTTATTATTCATCGAAAATGTAGGAAACCTTCTTTGCCCGTCTGCTTTTGACCTTGGGGAAGATTATCGCGTCACTCTTCTAGCTTCTACTGAAGGGGATGATAAACCTAAAAAGTATCCCCGCATGTTCCTAACCAGTGAACTGATGCTTGTTTCTAAAGCGGATTTACTTCCTTACGTTCCATTCTCTGTAGAAGCGGTAACAAAAGATGCCCATGAAGTAAACCCTAATCTTGAAGTAATGACCATCAGTACGTTAAACGGTGACGGAATTGACGAATGGTGCAACTGGCTGAAAGAGAAAGTGAAACTGAAAAAAGAAAGCGCAAAAGAAGCTTAG
- a CDS encoding urease accessory protein UreE translates to MNTVQPVVIDEVKMGIDLNGQHSDILELEWFENKKQKLTRTTRSGLVLELRLGNIKEWQQGTSLYNNGQLIATIAIKTCLTISFLAENDAEAADFCYFIGNQHLPVFITSNQQFAVPYDGRLYEQLSLRYGKRIELMDAQLLSHQSLRYLAKNRIYEN, encoded by the coding sequence ATGAATACAGTACAACCAGTCGTAATTGATGAAGTAAAAATGGGAATTGATCTGAACGGTCAACATTCTGACATTCTGGAACTCGAATGGTTTGAAAACAAAAAGCAAAAACTAACCCGGACTACCAGATCCGGGCTCGTTTTGGAATTGAGATTAGGAAACATCAAGGAATGGCAACAGGGAACCAGCTTATATAATAATGGTCAACTGATCGCAACTATTGCCATTAAAACCTGCCTTACCATAAGTTTTCTTGCTGAAAATGATGCCGAAGCGGCAGACTTCTGTTACTTTATCGGAAATCAGCACCTTCCGGTATTTATCACATCAAATCAACAGTTCGCTGTTCCTTATGATGGTCGTCTGTATGAGCAGCTTTCTTTAAGGTACGGTAAGCGTATTGAGCTGATGGATGCTCAGCTTTTATCCCATCAATCCTTACGTTATCTAGCAAAAAATAGAATCTATGAAAATTAA
- a CDS encoding ABC transporter substrate-binding protein, which produces MKIKSLFIISFSAMLLAFQSCNNPKNSSPKETSANTKVSATDSRGKKIILPHEAMRIVVLYNALVDDVYMLQAGEKMVGIPQQIYEMEDTYRFLSKLDDRIKNKSIATPTFGGQSSNAESIVGLKPDLVLTFNTDEDNINQIENLGIPVFTFSSLNDEKILDELKNVGKLLGKQKRAEEVTGYVAEEVKKMRASQVTSPKKIYYAWSKGRIMSTSGKGSLIDMAITLSGAQNACLVPVEAPNISAETMYKWNPDLIVLWNSKLSDVYSLKELEALPAVKNKQVFVMSPSFPYDPHTVKFMLFAKQLRHWCMPEYTQEQLDQDVKNAFEVIYGKKGLI; this is translated from the coding sequence ATGAAAATTAAAAGTTTGTTTATTATAAGTTTTTCTGCGATGCTGCTGGCATTTCAAAGCTGTAATAACCCGAAAAATTCCAGTCCTAAAGAAACCTCAGCGAATACGAAAGTATCAGCAACCGACAGCAGAGGTAAAAAAATTATTCTTCCTCATGAAGCCATGCGCATTGTTGTGCTATACAACGCATTGGTTGATGATGTTTATATGCTTCAGGCTGGTGAAAAAATGGTAGGAATTCCCCAACAGATCTACGAAATGGAAGATACCTACAGATTCCTTTCCAAGCTTGATGATCGTATTAAAAACAAAAGCATTGCGACTCCTACTTTCGGTGGACAGTCCAGTAATGCGGAAAGCATTGTAGGCTTAAAACCCGATTTGGTACTGACCTTTAATACAGATGAGGATAATATCAATCAGATTGAAAACCTTGGAATTCCGGTATTTACTTTTTCTTCTTTAAATGATGAAAAGATCCTCGATGAATTAAAAAATGTTGGAAAATTGCTTGGAAAACAGAAACGTGCTGAAGAAGTTACAGGATATGTTGCTGAGGAAGTAAAAAAAATGAGAGCTTCTCAGGTTACTTCTCCTAAAAAGATCTACTATGCATGGTCAAAAGGGCGTATCATGTCTACATCAGGAAAAGGAAGCCTTATTGATATGGCGATCACCCTTTCCGGAGCTCAGAATGCCTGCCTTGTTCCGGTGGAAGCACCCAATATCAGTGCCGAGACCATGTACAAGTGGAATCCTGATCTTATCGTGCTGTGGAATTCAAAACTATCGGACGTTTATAGCCTTAAAGAACTGGAAGCGCTTCCTGCTGTAAAAAACAAGCAGGTATTTGTAATGTCACCATCGTTTCCATATGATCCGCATACCGTGAAGTTTATGTTGTTTGCTAAGCAACTGCGTCATTGGTGTATGCCGGAATATACACAGGAACAACTCGATCAGGATGTAAAAAATGCATTTGAAGTAATCTATGGTAAAAAAGGATTAATCTGA
- a CDS encoding ABC transporter ATP-binding protein produces MNSVISIEQLSFGYGKDQVLNNVNAKFAKGKLSVILGRNGSGKSTLFKIIAGLEKDYQGKVWIADKERRKIKIGNTSPVRLGFLTQFHQTTFPFKVFDVILTGRASFSKFSPKQSDYQEVETILKKFNLTHLKDKPYTSLSGGERQLVLLCRVLVQKPDILMLDEPINHLDLHYQVAVLEAIRQLVNEGTTVLCVMHDPNLAFMFGDNFFVMRHHELVAVQSLETDELKQLLEETYQVPLLALDNQGTPIFAPQLK; encoded by the coding sequence ATGAACAGTGTGATTAGTATAGAACAGCTTTCTTTTGGTTATGGAAAAGATCAGGTGCTGAATAATGTCAATGCAAAATTTGCAAAAGGAAAACTTTCGGTCATTCTAGGAAGAAACGGAAGTGGTAAATCTACCTTGTTTAAGATCATTGCCGGATTAGAAAAAGACTACCAAGGAAAAGTATGGATTGCCGATAAAGAACGCCGAAAAATAAAAATAGGAAATACATCACCTGTTCGCCTAGGATTTTTAACCCAGTTTCATCAGACTACTTTTCCCTTTAAAGTTTTTGATGTGATCTTAACAGGCCGTGCTTCTTTTTCCAAATTCTCCCCTAAACAATCGGATTATCAGGAAGTAGAAACCATTCTGAAGAAATTTAATTTAACCCACTTAAAAGATAAGCCTTATACTTCTCTTTCAGGTGGTGAACGTCAATTGGTTCTTTTGTGCCGGGTATTGGTTCAAAAACCGGACATTCTCATGCTGGATGAACCTATCAATCATCTGGATCTGCATTATCAGGTTGCTGTATTGGAAGCCATTCGTCAGTTGGTGAATGAAGGAACTACGGTTTTATGTGTTATGCACGATCCCAATCTGGCCTTCATGTTTGGTGATAATTTTTTTGTAATGCGTCACCATGAACTGGTAGCTGTTCAGTCGTTGGAAACAGATGAATTGAAACAGCTTCTTGAAGAAACGTATCAGGTTCCTTTACTCGCTCTGGATAATCAGGGAACTCCCATATTTGCCCCTCAATTAAAATAA
- a CDS encoding GNAT family N-acetyltransferase yields MKDHEEITISLVQDYQVFEVLPYVMEFRRQLYPLLDPLIVPKDLVNFEQNYLLSPTGAFLQARTTAGKLIGVIGMMPFDYRFPHLDIDEKTTVEVARLFVNPEYRRAGIATRLFQELAKTAQQKNIKRLYLHTHPFLQGAYDYWLKQDFTLLKSCYEGTYPTLHMELMISEEQ; encoded by the coding sequence ATGAAAGATCATGAAGAAATAACAATTTCATTGGTTCAGGATTACCAGGTATTTGAAGTCCTTCCTTATGTCATGGAATTCAGACGCCAATTATATCCTTTATTGGATCCATTGATTGTACCTAAAGACCTTGTCAATTTTGAACAAAATTATCTACTCTCTCCCACCGGAGCCTTTTTACAGGCTCGAACCACAGCCGGAAAACTCATTGGTGTTATCGGAATGATGCCCTTTGACTATCGTTTTCCTCATCTGGATATTGATGAAAAAACAACCGTAGAAGTCGCAAGATTATTCGTCAATCCAGAATATAGAAGAGCAGGAATTGCCACCCGACTGTTCCAGGAACTGGCAAAAACAGCTCAACAGAAAAATATAAAAAGATTATACCTGCATACCCATCCTTTTCTGCAGGGAGCGTATGACTATTGGCTCAAACAGGATTTTACACTTCTAAAATCTTGCTATGAAGGAACTTACCCTACCCTCCATATGGAGCTTATGATTTCAGAAGAACAATAA